One stretch of Niallia sp. XMNu-256 DNA includes these proteins:
- a CDS encoding phosphoglycerate kinase: MNKMSVKDIELKGKKVFCRVDFNVPMQDGQITDETRIKAALPTIQYLQEHGAKVILASHLGRPKGQVVEELHLTPVAVRLSELLGKEVKKADEAYGDSVKAQINDMNEGDVLLLENVRFYPGEEKNDPDLAKAFAELADVYVNDAFGAAHRAHASTEGIAQYIPAVSGFLMNKELEVIGKALSNPERPFTAIIGGAKVKDKIGVIENLLDIVDNLIIGGGLAYTFVKAQGHEIGKSLLEEDKVDLAKSFIEKAKEKGVNFYMPVDAIIADDFSADANTNVVAIEEIPADWQALDIGPKTAELYRDVIQNSKLVIWNGPMGVFEMDKFANGTKAVAESLAETNDTYSIIGGGDSAAAVEKFGLADKMSHISTGGGASLEFMEGKELPGVVALNDK; this comes from the coding sequence TTGAACAAAATGAGTGTAAAAGATATTGAGCTAAAAGGAAAAAAGGTTTTTTGCCGGGTGGATTTTAATGTTCCAATGCAAGATGGACAAATTACAGATGAAACACGTATCAAAGCAGCACTTCCAACTATTCAATATTTACAAGAACACGGTGCAAAGGTTATTCTAGCAAGTCATCTAGGCCGTCCAAAAGGACAAGTGGTAGAAGAGCTTCATTTAACTCCAGTTGCTGTACGTCTTTCTGAGCTACTTGGAAAAGAAGTTAAAAAAGCAGATGAAGCATACGGGGATTCTGTTAAGGCCCAAATTAACGATATGAACGAAGGGGATGTTCTCCTACTTGAAAACGTTCGCTTCTATCCAGGAGAAGAGAAAAATGATCCTGATTTAGCAAAAGCATTTGCAGAGTTGGCAGATGTTTATGTGAACGATGCCTTCGGTGCAGCACACCGTGCGCATGCTTCTACTGAAGGGATTGCCCAATACATACCAGCAGTTTCCGGATTTTTAATGAATAAAGAGTTAGAAGTGATTGGTAAAGCTCTTTCTAACCCTGAAAGACCATTTACAGCGATTATTGGTGGCGCAAAGGTAAAAGATAAAATTGGGGTTATAGAAAATCTATTAGATATTGTTGATAATTTAATTATAGGCGGTGGCTTAGCTTATACATTTGTAAAAGCGCAAGGTCATGAAATCGGTAAGTCTCTCTTAGAAGAAGACAAAGTTGACTTAGCAAAATCGTTTATTGAAAAAGCAAAAGAAAAAGGTGTAAATTTCTATATGCCTGTTGATGCAATTATTGCAGATGACTTCTCAGCAGATGCCAACACAAATGTGGTGGCAATTGAAGAGATTCCAGCTGATTGGCAAGCTCTCGATATTGGACCAAAAACCGCTGAACTATATCGTGATGTCATTCAAAATTCAAAACTGGTAATTTGGAACGGACCGATGGGTGTATTTGAAATGGACAAATTTGCCAATGGTACTAAAGCAGTTGCGGAGAGTTTGGCTGAAACAAATGATACGTACTCTATCATTGGTGGTGGAGATTCAGCGGCTGCGGTGGAAAAGTTTGGTTTAGCAGATAAAATGAGCCATATTTCTACTGGAGGTGGGGCTTCTCTTGAGTTTATGGAAGGGAAAGAGCTTCCTGGGGTAGTGGCATTAAACGATAAATAA
- the gap gene encoding type I glyceraldehyde-3-phosphate dehydrogenase — protein sequence MAVKVGINGFGRIGRNVLRAAINNPNIEVVAVNDLTDANMLAHLLKYDSVHGRLNVEVSVNGNNLVVNGKEILVKAERNPADLAWGELGVEVVIESTGRFTKRDDAAKHLEAGAKKVVISAPGNNEDITVVMGVNEDQYDPANHHVLSNASCTTNCLAPFAKVLQEKFGIKRGMMTTIHSYTNDQQILDLPHKDYRRARAAAENMIPTTTGAAKAVALVLPELKGKLNGMAVRVPTPNVSLVDLVAELDKEVTVEEVNSALKAAAEGPLKGILQYSDEPLVSRDYNGDPHSSSVDGLSTMVMEGNMVKVISWYDNETGYSHRVLDLVNYIASKGL from the coding sequence ATGGCAGTAAAAGTAGGTATTAATGGTTTTGGTAGAATTGGACGTAACGTATTACGCGCAGCGATAAATAATCCAAATATTGAAGTGGTAGCAGTTAATGATTTAACTGATGCAAATATGCTTGCTCATCTTTTAAAATATGACTCTGTTCATGGAAGATTAAATGTAGAAGTTTCTGTAAATGGCAACAATTTAGTTGTTAACGGGAAAGAAATCCTGGTTAAAGCAGAACGTAACCCAGCAGACCTTGCATGGGGAGAACTTGGTGTAGAAGTAGTTATTGAATCAACTGGACGTTTTACAAAACGTGATGATGCTGCAAAACACCTTGAAGCAGGTGCAAAAAAGGTAGTTATTTCGGCTCCAGGAAATAACGAGGATATCACGGTTGTTATGGGAGTTAACGAAGATCAATATGATCCAGCAAACCACCATGTACTTTCAAACGCATCATGTACAACGAACTGTTTGGCACCATTTGCTAAAGTTCTTCAAGAGAAATTTGGCATTAAGCGTGGTATGATGACAACGATTCACTCATACACGAACGACCAACAAATTTTAGACTTACCACATAAAGATTACCGTCGTGCTCGTGCAGCTGCTGAAAACATGATTCCGACAACAACAGGTGCAGCAAAAGCGGTTGCTCTTGTATTGCCTGAACTAAAAGGTAAATTAAATGGTATGGCTGTACGTGTACCAACTCCAAACGTATCATTAGTTGACCTTGTAGCAGAACTTGATAAAGAAGTAACAGTCGAAGAAGTAAATTCAGCATTAAAAGCAGCAGCTGAAGGCCCATTAAAGGGTATTTTACAATACAGCGATGAACCGCTAGTATCAAGAGACTATAATGGTGATCCACACTCTTCTTCTGTTGATGGGCTATCTACAATGGTGATGGAAGGAAATATGGTAAAGGTAATTTCTTGGTACGATAACGAGACTGGTTACTCACATCGTGTTTTAGACTTAGTAAATTACATTGCTTCTAAAGGACTATAA
- a CDS encoding glutaredoxin family protein: protein MIEKTTLTLFTRKGCHLCVKAKEVIEELQENLDFIYEEQDIEKKDEWTEKYGLMIPVVTVNGNEVQFGYIDKITLSKALAR from the coding sequence ATGATAGAAAAAACCACTTTGACCCTTTTTACAAGAAAGGGTTGTCATTTGTGTGTAAAGGCAAAAGAGGTCATAGAGGAGCTGCAAGAGAATTTAGACTTTATTTATGAAGAGCAAGATATTGAAAAGAAGGATGAATGGACCGAAAAATATGGTTTAATGATTCCGGTTGTTACAGTTAATGGAAATGAAGTTCAATTTGGCTATATTGATAAAATCACATTAAGTAAAGCGCTTGCAAGGTAA
- a CDS encoding YvcK family protein gives MTKIEQPRVVIIGGGTGLPVLLRGLKKYPIDITAIVTVADDGGSSGRLRDELQIPPPGDVRNVLAALSDVEPLIEEMFQHRFKSANELSGHSLGNLILAAMTSITGDFMYAIQEMSRVLNVHGKVLPAANQSVVLHAELEDGIVISGESKIPYSGKRIKRVFLTPETIKPLPETIKAIQDADLIIIGPGSLYTSILPNLLVPQIGEEVCNARAKKVYICNIMTQAGETLDYSASDHVNAIYDHMGKPFIDTILVNSEDVPLEIQARYSKEAAKPVHFDIGSLYELGLEVIYGEIISLELGMIRHDTNEVAKILYSFLQNETNRR, from the coding sequence ATGACCAAAATCGAACAGCCAAGAGTGGTGATCATTGGCGGCGGGACTGGATTGCCAGTATTGTTAAGAGGACTAAAGAAATACCCGATTGATATTACGGCTATCGTGACTGTTGCTGATGATGGTGGGAGTTCAGGTCGGTTACGGGACGAATTGCAAATTCCACCGCCTGGAGATGTTCGCAATGTTCTAGCAGCCTTATCCGATGTTGAGCCATTGATTGAAGAAATGTTTCAACATCGATTTAAATCAGCCAACGAATTATCTGGACATTCGCTAGGTAATTTAATTTTGGCTGCAATGACTTCGATTACAGGGGATTTCATGTATGCCATTCAGGAAATGAGCAGGGTATTAAATGTGCATGGAAAGGTATTGCCCGCTGCGAATCAAAGTGTTGTGTTACATGCTGAATTAGAAGATGGGATTGTCATTTCTGGTGAATCAAAAATCCCTTATTCAGGAAAAAGAATTAAGAGAGTTTTTCTAACTCCTGAAACGATTAAGCCGCTTCCTGAGACCATTAAGGCGATTCAAGATGCCGATTTAATAATTATTGGACCAGGCAGCCTTTATACAAGTATTTTGCCAAATTTACTTGTCCCACAGATTGGGGAAGAAGTCTGTAATGCTAGAGCCAAAAAGGTATATATCTGTAATATTATGACACAGGCAGGGGAAACGCTTGACTACTCTGCAAGTGATCATGTGAACGCAATTTATGATCACATGGGGAAACCGTTTATAGACACGATTTTGGTGAATAGTGAGGATGTTCCTCTAGAAATTCAAGCGAGATACAGCAAAGAGGCGGCAAAACCTGTCCACTTCGATATAGGGAGTTTGTATGAACTAGGTCTGGAGGTAATCTATGGCGAAATTATTTCTCTTGAGCTAGGTATGATCCGTCATGATACAAATGAAGTTGCAAAGATTCTATATTCCTTTCTCCAAAATGAAACTAATAGACGGTGA
- a CDS encoding sugar-binding domain-containing protein: MKSMIELQKRLLPDLLSIIQKRFHILQYIGAMEPVGRRSLAATLGYTERVLRSEVEFLKEQKLLYSTSAGMSLTEDGRELIQKLEDFMRELSGLDEMEKQLKSLLDINKIFIVPGDSDVLTWIKNELGKTCVECINKLLKGKHIIAVTGGSTMATVAEMMTPQSNNHDFLFVPARGGIGEEVKNQANTICSTMAERTRSRHRVLYVPDQVSDEMYHSMIKEPEIHEVLNLIRSADMVLHGIGDAMTMATRRKTAPDILAKLQQSEAVGEAFGYYFNEAGEVVHKVQTIGLQLSDLQSAEHVIAVAGGSSKAKAIGAYMKQAPPSTILITDEGAASELLKGNPTL, translated from the coding sequence ATGAAATCAATGATTGAATTACAAAAAAGATTATTACCTGATTTGCTCTCAATTATCCAAAAAAGGTTCCATATTCTTCAGTATATAGGTGCCATGGAACCTGTCGGAAGAAGAAGTCTAGCAGCTACTCTTGGATATACTGAGAGAGTACTAAGAAGCGAAGTAGAATTCTTAAAAGAACAAAAGCTGCTCTATAGTACAAGTGCAGGTATGAGTTTGACTGAAGATGGTCGAGAACTTATTCAAAAATTAGAAGATTTCATGCGAGAATTATCAGGATTAGATGAGATGGAGAAGCAGCTAAAAAGTCTCTTAGACATTAATAAGATTTTTATTGTCCCTGGTGACAGTGATGTTCTCACATGGATCAAAAATGAGTTAGGGAAAACTTGTGTGGAGTGCATAAACAAATTATTAAAGGGTAAACATATCATTGCAGTTACTGGTGGTTCGACAATGGCGACGGTGGCTGAGATGATGACTCCACAATCCAATAACCATGACTTCCTATTTGTACCAGCACGAGGCGGGATTGGTGAGGAAGTAAAGAATCAAGCGAATACGATTTGTTCTACCATGGCGGAACGAACACGTAGCAGGCATAGAGTTCTGTATGTTCCGGACCAAGTGAGCGATGAAATGTATCACTCTATGATTAAAGAGCCAGAAATCCATGAAGTTTTAAATTTAATTCGTTCAGCAGATATGGTTTTACACGGAATTGGGGATGCTATGACCATGGCCACTCGTCGCAAAACAGCACCTGACATTTTAGCCAAATTACAACAATCTGAGGCGGTTGGAGAAGCGTTTGGTTATTATTTTAACGAAGCAGGTGAAGTAGTACATAAAGTTCAGACAATCGGTCTTCAGTTAAGTGATCTTCAGTCAGCAGAACATGTAATTGCTGTAGCCGGTGGCTCATCAAAGGCAAAGGCAATTGGTGCTTATATGAAACAAGCCCCTCCATCGACGATTCTTATAACCGATGAAGGAGCCGCAAGTGAGTTGTTAAAAGGGAACCCAACCCTTTAA
- the clpP gene encoding ATP-dependent Clp endopeptidase proteolytic subunit ClpP: MNLIPTVIEQTNRGERAYDIYSRLLKDRIIMLGSGIDDNVANSIVAQLLFLEAENPEKDISIYINSPGGSITAGMAIYDTMQFIKPDVQTICIGMAASMGAFLLTAGTKGKRYALPNAEVMIHQPLGGAQGQATEIEIAAKRILFLRDKLNGIMAERTGQPLEVISRDTDRDNFMTAQQAKEYGLIDHIIERSSSVEKK, translated from the coding sequence ATGAATTTAATTCCTACAGTTATTGAACAAACAAACCGCGGAGAACGGGCTTATGATATTTATTCCCGCCTTTTAAAAGACCGCATTATTATGTTAGGTAGCGGGATTGATGATAACGTTGCTAACTCGATCGTGGCACAATTGCTTTTCCTAGAAGCGGAAAATCCTGAAAAAGATATCTCTATTTATATTAACAGTCCTGGTGGAAGTATTACAGCAGGTATGGCGATTTACGATACAATGCAGTTCATTAAACCAGATGTACAAACAATTTGTATCGGAATGGCTGCGTCAATGGGAGCATTCTTACTAACAGCTGGTACAAAAGGAAAGCGTTATGCTCTTCCAAACGCAGAAGTGATGATTCACCAACCACTTGGTGGTGCTCAAGGTCAAGCAACTGAAATCGAAATTGCAGCAAAGCGTATTTTATTCTTACGTGATAAATTAAACGGCATTATGGCAGAACGCACAGGCCAGCCGCTTGAGGTTATTTCTAGAGATACGGACCGCGATAACTTCATGACTGCACAACAAGCTAAGGAATATGGACTCATTGACCATATTATTGAGCGTAGCAGTTCCGTAGAGAAAAAATAA
- a CDS encoding HPr family phosphocarrier protein — MVEKQVEIKLKTGLQARPAAMFVQQANRFSSDVFLEKDGKKVNAKSIMGLMSLALGTGSIVTLSVDGSDESEAVQVLTEFVEKEE, encoded by the coding sequence ATGGTTGAAAAACAAGTTGAGATTAAATTAAAAACAGGTTTACAAGCAAGACCAGCTGCAATGTTTGTCCAGCAGGCTAACCGCTTTTCGTCTGACGTTTTTTTAGAAAAAGATGGCAAGAAGGTAAATGCAAAAAGTATTATGGGGTTAATGAGTTTAGCATTAGGTACAGGTAGTATTGTCACCTTATCGGTTGATGGTAGTGATGAAAGTGAAGCTGTTCAAGTGCTTACTGAGTTTGTAGAGAAAGAAGAATAA
- the rpoN gene encoding RNA polymerase factor sigma-54: MNLKQGLWQHQTVKLAMTQELKQAITLLQYSSIELQEFLENKALENPLMQIEMANVEVMDPRYDRIKKTKTTSQTDKQNWLDRIAKRDATTLHDFVTQQIDFGLYDKGMKRVLAFLLNCLDENGYIQTKLDEASLILSMPIKEVEKGLKVIQSLEPAGVGARNLQECILLQIDTGNEFNDLAAKIVSEYFIPFAEKKWKIIAKELKIELTQIQEIYDYIQTLNPRPGSDFQNDQTTYIVPDIIIKWEGSELTVSIYDDSMPKIQFNQPYLLRFQSNHDEKVKRFLQEKQQDFHWILKSIEQRKETIMRVALKIVEKQPDYFVYGPSRLKPMTMKEISDELGIHESTVSRTVREKYAQTPFGTVELKSFFSSTIKTTSTEETSSTGVKKEIQDLINNENKAKPLSDQELVGLLKEKGGIVVSRRTIAKYRDQLGIPSSSKRKRFE, translated from the coding sequence GTGAATTTGAAACAAGGTTTATGGCAACACCAGACGGTTAAGTTAGCGATGACCCAAGAACTTAAGCAAGCGATTACATTATTACAGTACTCCAGTATCGAGCTTCAAGAGTTTCTTGAAAACAAAGCGTTGGAAAATCCCCTTATGCAAATTGAAATGGCCAATGTAGAAGTGATGGACCCACGTTATGATCGGATCAAAAAGACGAAAACCACCTCGCAGACAGATAAACAGAATTGGCTTGATAGAATCGCTAAAAGGGACGCAACAACATTACATGACTTTGTCACACAACAAATTGACTTTGGATTATATGATAAAGGGATGAAAAGAGTCCTAGCCTTTTTATTAAATTGCCTTGATGAAAATGGCTATATTCAAACAAAGCTTGATGAAGCTTCTTTAATTTTGTCGATGCCAATTAAAGAGGTGGAAAAAGGCTTAAAAGTTATTCAAAGCTTAGAACCCGCAGGAGTTGGAGCCCGAAATTTACAGGAGTGTATTTTATTACAAATTGATACAGGTAATGAGTTTAATGATTTGGCAGCTAAGATCGTTTCAGAATATTTTATCCCCTTTGCTGAAAAAAAGTGGAAAATCATTGCAAAAGAATTAAAAATTGAATTAACACAAATTCAGGAAATCTATGATTATATCCAGACATTAAACCCAAGACCTGGTTCAGATTTTCAAAACGATCAAACAACATATATTGTTCCGGATATTATTATAAAATGGGAGGGCTCAGAATTAACTGTTAGCATTTATGATGATTCTATGCCAAAGATTCAGTTTAACCAGCCGTACCTCCTTCGATTTCAATCAAATCATGATGAAAAAGTTAAACGCTTTCTTCAAGAAAAACAGCAAGACTTTCATTGGATCCTTAAAAGTATTGAACAGAGAAAAGAAACGATTATGAGAGTGGCGTTAAAAATAGTAGAAAAACAGCCAGATTACTTTGTATATGGTCCCAGTCGGCTAAAACCAATGACAATGAAGGAAATATCAGATGAACTTGGGATTCACGAATCAACTGTAAGTCGAACAGTGAGGGAAAAATATGCCCAAACCCCGTTTGGTACTGTAGAATTAAAGTCTTTCTTTTCAAGTACAATAAAAACTACATCTACTGAAGAAACATCATCTACTGGAGTGAAAAAGGAAATTCAGGACTTAATTAATAACGAAAATAAAGCAAAACCCCTATCAGATCAAGAGTTGGTTGGTTTATTGAAAGAGAAAGGCGGCATAGTTGTTTCGAGAAGAACCATTGCGAAATACCGAGACCAACTAGGAATTCCGTCATCATCAAAACGAAAACGATTTGAATAA
- the tpiA gene encoding triose-phosphate isomerase, whose amino-acid sequence MRKPIIAGNWKMFKTLSEAKSFMEEVKNAVPAKEEVESVVCSPALFLESLVNLAKDTNVSVGAQNMHFEDSGAFTGEISPAALEDLGVEYVILGHSERREMFNETDEAVNKKVIAAFNHHIIPIVCCGETLEQRESGITNQFVGGQVQKALTGLSEEQAKQVVIAYEPIWAIGTGKSSTAEDANEVCSHIRSVIAEQFSVDVAQEVRIQYGGSVKPANIKEYMNQPDIDGALVGGASLEPASFLQLLEAGKHE is encoded by the coding sequence ATGCGTAAACCAATTATTGCGGGAAACTGGAAGATGTTTAAAACACTTTCTGAAGCAAAAAGCTTTATGGAAGAAGTAAAAAATGCTGTTCCAGCTAAAGAAGAGGTAGAGTCTGTAGTTTGTTCTCCAGCTCTATTTTTAGAAAGCCTAGTAAATCTAGCAAAAGATACGAACGTAAGTGTTGGTGCACAAAATATGCACTTTGAAGACAGTGGTGCATTCACAGGGGAGATTAGTCCTGCTGCACTTGAAGATCTAGGTGTAGAATACGTGATTCTTGGACATTCTGAACGTCGTGAAATGTTCAATGAAACAGATGAAGCTGTTAATAAAAAAGTAATTGCGGCTTTTAACCACCATATCATTCCAATTGTTTGCTGTGGTGAAACATTGGAACAACGTGAAAGTGGAATTACTAATCAATTTGTTGGTGGACAAGTTCAAAAGGCATTAACAGGTCTTTCCGAAGAACAAGCAAAACAAGTCGTGATCGCTTATGAGCCTATTTGGGCTATCGGAACAGGTAAATCCTCAACAGCAGAGGATGCCAATGAGGTATGTTCACATATTCGTTCAGTAATTGCCGAACAATTTTCAGTAGATGTGGCTCAAGAAGTTCGTATTCAATACGGCGGCAGCGTAAAACCAGCCAATATTAAGGAATATATGAATCAACCTGATATCGATGGAGCTCTAGTGGGTGGAGCAAGTCTTGAGCCTGCATCTTTCCTTCAGTTATTGGAGGCTGGAAAACATGAGTAA
- the whiA gene encoding DNA-binding protein WhiA, protein MSFASETKKELTNLEVKDCCGLAELSALIQMNGSLSFTNRKLSVDVQTENAAIARRIYMLIKRYYQVNIELLVRKKMRLKKNNVYIVRLVDETRRILKDLGIMSEGEGFNFKNIISPSLIKKKCCRRSYLRGAFLAGGSVNNPETSSYHLEIFSLYHGHSESLCELMNSFDLNAKILERKKGYMTYLKEAEKITDFLIIIGANNAMLKFEDIRIVRDMRNSVNRLVNCETANLNKTIGAAIRQVENIKYIDKTVGLNVLPDKLREIAQLRVAHQDVTLKELGEMVASGPISKSGINHRLRKIDEVAEKLRKGQPI, encoded by the coding sequence ATGTCTTTCGCTTCGGAAACGAAAAAGGAACTAACAAATTTAGAGGTTAAAGATTGTTGTGGATTGGCTGAGCTGTCCGCATTAATCCAAATGAATGGTTCACTCTCTTTTACCAATAGAAAACTGTCTGTAGATGTGCAAACGGAAAATGCGGCGATAGCTAGAAGAATTTATATGTTAATTAAACGTTATTATCAAGTTAATATTGAATTGCTTGTACGTAAAAAGATGAGGTTGAAGAAAAATAATGTTTACATTGTACGGCTAGTGGATGAGACTCGTCGCATCCTTAAGGATTTAGGAATTATGAGTGAAGGAGAAGGCTTTAATTTTAAAAATATTATATCTCCCTCTTTAATCAAGAAAAAGTGCTGTAGGCGCTCTTACTTAAGGGGTGCTTTTCTGGCGGGGGGATCTGTAAATAACCCAGAGACATCATCTTATCACTTGGAAATCTTTTCCCTCTATCATGGACATAGTGAATCATTATGTGAACTAATGAACTCTTTTGATTTAAATGCTAAAATATTAGAGCGAAAAAAAGGTTATATGACCTATTTAAAGGAAGCCGAAAAAATAACGGACTTTCTCATCATTATTGGAGCGAATAATGCGATGCTGAAATTTGAAGATATCCGCATTGTTCGTGATATGCGAAACTCCGTAAATCGACTAGTGAACTGTGAAACTGCCAATTTAAATAAAACCATTGGTGCAGCAATCCGCCAAGTTGAAAACATTAAATATATTGATAAAACAGTTGGACTAAATGTATTGCCTGATAAACTTCGTGAAATTGCCCAACTACGTGTTGCTCATCAAGATGTTACTTTAAAAGAACTCGGAGAAATGGTGGCAAGTGGACCGATTAGTAAGTCTGGAATTAATCACCGATTACGGAAAATTGACGAAGTCGCTGAAAAGTTAAGAAAAGGTCAGCCTATTTAA
- the gpmI gene encoding 2,3-bisphosphoglycerate-independent phosphoglycerate mutase yields MSKAPVALIILDGFGCRDEQKGNAVYHAKKPNFDRFWKQFPHNHLTASGEAVGLPEGQMGNSEVGHMNIGAGRIVYQSLTRVNVAIREGEFVKNDTFLDAIKHVKENDSALHLFGLLSDGGVHSHINHMFALIRLAAEQGLTKVYVHGFLDGRDVGPQTAKIYVADALEKMEEYGVGEFATISGRYYSMDRDKRWDRVEKCYRAMVYGEGPTYTDPIQLIDDSYEHGIYDEFVIPSVITKENGEPVATIQNNDAVIFYNFRPDRAIQISNVFTNKDFRDFDRGEKHPAPLHFVCLTHFSESVDGYVAFKPTNLDNTLGEVLSQNGLTQLRIAETEKYPHVTFFMSGGREATFPGEERILINSPKVATYDLKPEMSAYEVTDALLAEIAADKFDAIILNFANPDMVGHSGMLEPTVKAIEVVDECLGKVVDAILAKGGNAIITADHGNADEVITLEGNPMTAHTTNPVPVIITKEGIQIRDGGILGDLAPTMLDLLGVQKPVEMTGTSLINK; encoded by the coding sequence ATGAGTAAAGCCCCTGTTGCGTTAATTATTTTAGATGGCTTTGGTTGTCGAGATGAACAAAAGGGAAATGCAGTTTATCATGCAAAAAAGCCAAACTTTGATCGCTTTTGGAAACAGTTTCCTCACAATCATTTAACTGCTTCAGGTGAAGCAGTTGGTCTTCCTGAAGGGCAAATGGGAAACTCTGAAGTAGGACATATGAATATCGGAGCGGGCCGGATCGTTTACCAAAGTTTAACGAGGGTGAATGTTGCGATTCGTGAAGGTGAATTTGTTAAAAATGACACTTTCTTAGATGCGATTAAGCATGTCAAAGAGAATGATTCAGCTCTTCATTTATTTGGATTGCTTTCTGATGGGGGCGTACATAGTCATATTAATCATATGTTTGCTTTAATACGTCTTGCTGCTGAACAGGGTTTGACAAAGGTTTACGTACATGGCTTTTTAGATGGGCGTGACGTTGGTCCGCAAACAGCGAAAATTTATGTAGCTGATGCACTTGAAAAAATGGAAGAATACGGTGTCGGTGAATTTGCTACAATTTCGGGTCGTTACTATTCAATGGACCGTGATAAACGTTGGGATCGTGTGGAGAAATGTTACCGTGCCATGGTTTATGGGGAAGGTCCAACATATACAGATCCGATTCAATTAATTGATGATAGTTATGAGCATGGGATTTATGATGAATTCGTCATTCCTTCAGTCATTACAAAGGAAAATGGAGAGCCAGTTGCTACGATTCAAAACAACGATGCGGTTATATTCTATAACTTCCGTCCAGACCGTGCGATTCAAATCTCGAATGTCTTTACAAACAAAGATTTCCGTGACTTTGATCGCGGTGAAAAGCATCCAGCTCCATTACACTTTGTATGCTTAACTCACTTTAGTGAATCTGTTGACGGATATGTGGCTTTCAAACCAACAAACCTAGACAATACACTCGGTGAAGTACTCTCGCAAAATGGTTTAACCCAATTGCGGATTGCGGAAACTGAGAAATATCCACATGTGACATTCTTTATGAGTGGTGGTCGCGAAGCGACATTCCCTGGTGAAGAACGGATCTTGATTAATTCTCCGAAGGTCGCAACTTATGACTTAAAACCAGAGATGAGTGCATATGAAGTAACTGATGCACTGCTCGCTGAGATCGCTGCAGATAAATTTGACGCGATCATTCTAAACTTTGCTAACCCTGACATGGTTGGACACTCGGGTATGCTTGAGCCGACTGTTAAGGCAATTGAAGTAGTGGATGAATGCTTAGGGAAAGTTGTTGATGCGATTTTAGCGAAAGGCGGAAACGCGATTATCACTGCTGACCATGGAAATGCCGATGAAGTAATTACACTTGAAGGAAATCCAATGACAGCTCATACAACTAACCCAGTTCCTGTAATTATTACTAAAGAAGGTATACAAATTCGCGATGGCGGGATATTAGGTGACTTAGCTCCAACGATGCTAGACCTACTTGGCGTCCAAAAGCCTGTAGAAATGACAGGGACATCCTTAATTAATAAATAA